Proteins encoded in a region of the Mycobacterium branderi genome:
- a CDS encoding ABC transporter substrate-binding protein: MAAWRRRAAAVSAATLVATSPLTACSGSAAGQIDYAVDGALVTYNTNTVTGAATAGAQAFARTLTGFGYHGPDGQVVADHDFGTVSVVGGAPLVLDYQIADNAVYSDGKPVTCDDMVLTWAAHSGKFPGFDAATQAGYIDIAGIDCQPGQKKARVSFAPDRSVIDYDELFTATSLMPSHVIADDLGVDVTASVLGKNMQAVERIAQRWNTIWDLKPGLDIKRFPSSGPYKIESVLNDGGVVLVANDRWWGPKPMTKRITVWPQKADIQDRLNNGSIDVADVAAGSSGSVITPDNYQRTDAPSDGIQQLIFAPNGRFADTLVRRAVASCTPRDVIARDAGVPIANSRLHTAAEDAIAQAENVPEAAKFVKANPDAARSALGGAPLTVRIGYRAPNARLAATVGAIAKACAPAGITVSDVTSDTTGPQTLRDGKIDVLLASTGGASGSGSTGSPAMDAYTLHTGNGNNLPGYSNGQIDGIISALAVSADPAELVRLLAESAPVLWADMPTLPLYRQQRTLMASKKMYAVTANPTRWGAGWNMDRWVLVR, from the coding sequence ATGGCTGCCTGGCGTCGGCGCGCTGCGGCCGTCTCGGCGGCGACGCTCGTGGCCACCTCGCCGCTGACCGCGTGTTCGGGCAGCGCAGCCGGTCAAATCGACTACGCCGTCGACGGCGCGCTGGTCACCTACAACACCAACACCGTCACCGGCGCCGCCACTGCCGGGGCGCAGGCATTCGCCCGCACCCTGACCGGGTTCGGCTACCACGGACCCGACGGGCAAGTGGTGGCCGACCATGACTTCGGCACCGTCTCGGTGGTCGGCGGCGCGCCGCTGGTGCTCGACTACCAGATCGCCGACAATGCCGTCTATTCCGACGGCAAGCCGGTCACCTGCGACGACATGGTGCTGACGTGGGCCGCTCATTCCGGGAAGTTCCCGGGGTTCGACGCCGCCACCCAGGCCGGCTATATCGACATCGCCGGCATCGACTGCCAGCCCGGGCAGAAGAAGGCGCGGGTGTCGTTCGCGCCGGACCGCAGCGTCATCGACTACGACGAGCTGTTCACCGCAACGTCGCTGATGCCGTCCCACGTCATCGCCGACGACCTGGGTGTCGACGTCACCGCGTCGGTGCTGGGCAAGAACATGCAGGCCGTCGAGCGCATCGCCCAGCGGTGGAACACGATCTGGGACCTCAAGCCGGGCCTGGACATCAAGCGGTTCCCGTCGTCGGGGCCGTACAAGATCGAATCGGTGCTAAACGACGGCGGGGTGGTGCTGGTCGCCAACGACCGCTGGTGGGGCCCCAAGCCGATGACCAAGCGGATCACGGTGTGGCCGCAGAAGGCCGACATCCAGGACCGGCTCAACAACGGCAGCATCGACGTCGCCGACGTCGCGGCCGGTTCGTCGGGATCGGTGATCACCCCGGACAACTACCAGCGCACCGATGCGCCGTCGGACGGGATCCAGCAGCTGATCTTCGCGCCGAACGGCCGGTTCGCCGACACGCTGGTGCGTCGCGCCGTCGCGTCGTGCACACCGCGGGACGTGATCGCGCGCGACGCCGGGGTGCCGATCGCCAACTCTCGGCTGCACACCGCCGCCGAGGACGCCATCGCCCAGGCCGAAAACGTCCCCGAGGCCGCGAAATTCGTCAAGGCGAATCCCGACGCGGCCCGCAGCGCACTGGGTGGGGCGCCGCTGACCGTGCGCATCGGCTACCGGGCGCCCAACGCGCGGCTGGCCGCCACCGTCGGCGCGATCGCCAAGGCCTGCGCACCGGCGGGTATCACGGTCTCCGACGTCACCTCCGACACCACCGGCCCGCAGACCCTGCGGGACGGAAAGATCGACGTGCTGTTGGCCAGCACCGGCGGCGCCAGCGGCAGCGGGTCGACCGGGTCGCCGGCGATGGATGCCTACACGCTGCACACCGGCAACGGCAACAATCTGCCCGGCTACAGCAACGGCCAGATCGACGGGATCATCAGCGCGCTGGCGGTGTCGGCCGACCCGGCCGAGCTGGTGCGGCTGCTGGCCGAAAGCGCGCCGGTGCTGTGGGCCGACATGCCCACACTGCCGCTGTATCGCCAGCAGCGCACCCTGATGGCGTCGAAGAAGATGTACGCCGTCACGGCCAACCCGACCCGCTGGGGCGCCGGCTGGAACATGGACCGCTGGGTGCTGGTCCGGTGA
- the secF gene encoding protein translocase subunit SecF, producing MTELTESDAAIVDDVNGAQLPHHSFLSRLYTGTGAFEVVGRRRMWYAISGTIVAIAIASIVLRGFTFGIDFQGGTKVSMPVAGATGTVKVSQVEDVFRQALGKDAESVVIVGKGASATVQIRSETLSNDQTNKLKTALFDRFKPKGADGKPSKQAISDSAVSSTWGGQITKKAVIALVVFLVLVALYITVRYERYMAISALTAMFFDVTVTAGIYSLVGFEVTPATVIGLLTILGFSIYDTVIVFDKVEENTHGFQHTTRRTFAEQANLAVNQTFMRSINTSLISVLPVIALLVVAVWLLGVGTLKDLALVQLVGIIVGTYSSIFFATPLLVTLRERTELVRGHTRRVLRRRNGAPEKPSEPVESVEDEPKRQPTAAAPKKPAPSKPAPGARPVRPTGKRNKR from the coding sequence ATGACCGAACTCACCGAGTCCGACGCCGCCATCGTCGACGACGTCAACGGCGCGCAGCTGCCGCATCACAGTTTCCTGTCCCGGCTCTACACCGGTACCGGCGCGTTCGAGGTGGTCGGGCGCCGCCGGATGTGGTACGCGATCAGCGGGACTATCGTGGCGATCGCGATCGCCAGCATTGTGTTGCGCGGCTTCACTTTTGGCATTGATTTCCAGGGCGGCACCAAGGTGTCGATGCCCGTGGCGGGTGCGACGGGCACAGTAAAGGTCAGCCAGGTGGAAGACGTATTCCGCCAGGCGCTGGGCAAGGACGCCGAGTCGGTGGTGATCGTCGGCAAAGGCGCGTCGGCGACCGTGCAGATCCGCTCCGAGACGCTGTCCAACGACCAGACCAACAAGCTGAAAACCGCGCTGTTCGACCGGTTCAAGCCGAAAGGCGCCGACGGCAAACCCAGCAAGCAGGCCATCAGCGACTCGGCGGTGTCCTCGACCTGGGGCGGTCAGATCACCAAGAAGGCGGTGATCGCGCTAGTGGTGTTCCTGGTGCTGGTCGCCCTCTACATCACCGTACGCTACGAGCGCTACATGGCGATTTCCGCGCTGACCGCAATGTTCTTCGACGTGACTGTCACCGCCGGGATCTACTCACTGGTGGGCTTCGAGGTCACACCGGCCACCGTCATCGGGCTGCTGACCATCCTCGGGTTCTCCATCTACGACACCGTGATCGTGTTCGACAAGGTCGAGGAGAACACCCACGGCTTCCAGCACACCACGCGGCGCACCTTCGCCGAACAGGCCAACCTGGCGGTCAACCAAACGTTCATGCGCTCGATCAACACCAGCCTGATCTCGGTGCTGCCGGTGATCGCGCTGCTGGTGGTGGCCGTGTGGCTGCTGGGCGTCGGCACGCTCAAGGACCTGGCGCTGGTGCAGCTGGTCGGCATCATCGTCGGCACGTATTCGTCGATCTTCTTCGCCACTCCGCTGCTGGTCACCCTGCGCGAGCGCACCGAGCTGGTGCGCGGCCACACCCGCCGGGTGCTGCGGCGCCGCAACGGCGCTCCCGAAAAGCCTTCGGAGCCAGTGGAATCGGTCGAGGACGAGCCGAAGCGGCAGCCCACCGCGGCCGCCCCGAAGAAGCCAGCGCCGAGCAAGCCGGCGCCGGGCGCGCGGCCGGTACGGCCGACCGGCAAGCGAAACAAGCGGTAA